In Phragmites australis chromosome 18, lpPhrAust1.1, whole genome shotgun sequence, the genomic window TTGCTCATTGTTGAAGGTGGGGTGTCTGGGTTCATCAGGTTATGTGCCTTTATTGAAGGTGAGGTTTTCCATAAATATGATTACTCATTTATTcattctatttttatattagtaCATCCTACATGTCTGTAGTTACTTATTTTATTGGAAGAGGGCTGTTAGATGAATGTCAGAGATGTATATCAAGGATTGGTTGTTGCTTGGTTGCTGATGGTTTTCAAATAGAATTGTTGTTTGATAGTTTATGGTGTTTATATGCCTACTAGAATTATAAGATAATAGTATATTAGGCCCTATAGGATATGTACCTCTTTGTTCATTTCTTGCGTATGAGCGAAATCACATTAGATTGATTGTTATGATCCTTTAtgaaagtgtttttttttctttttttgtttgttttttgttaCTGCACTATGTTCTGTCCCTTGTTTGCTAGAGCGGAATTTATGTTGTGTTGTTGTCATCTATGAATTGGTGGTTGTTTCATTTAGACGTCTACATTTTCCCGTATTTGTAAGTGTCCTTTTATGTTTGGTATATAGATGGTTACTTATTTTTAGACTGATGTGTTTTGCAGGTGTGCGAGTTTCACCTTTGTCATTGTATCATCTGTCTCCAGCTTCTTGGCTCGTTTCTAATCTTTATATCTTACGTTTTCAGGCCATCTTTTCGTATTTAAGGTAACGCTTTATATAAGTactgttatttatttatttattacatTTTTTTGTATATGTTATTTCTTGTATTCAATTTGTGTGATACATCGTTGCTGAtcctttggtttttttttacttttttatttgctttttgtTTTCTATTCTAGGATGTTTGTCGTGGGTGCATCCTATGTTTCTTTATTACAGGCCGTGGTCAGTCGGTGCCAATCGGTATCTGCTTATTATTTGTGTGAGGTCGCTGATGATGGATCTGTTCTAGCTGGCGTAGAGATAGAATTGCCGCCTTTGCACACAGATGTTACTGGTCGTCGTGTGTTTTTTTGGAATTGTCCTCATATAACTTATATGGCTCCTTATGAGCAAGCAGTATTCCAGGCTGTAAGTTACCTGCAAGGTCTTTATGGGTTTTTGGTACTTGATTACCGCTATTAGGCTTTGTTGTACTATAGGAGAGTGGCACACTCGGCTATCCAACTTGCGGCTGGTGCTGTGAGTTGGGCCGGTGTTGTTGATCGATTTGTCTGTTTTCAGGATATGTTTCCTGAGGGTATGAGTGAACCTTGCCGATTTCCCGTTGCCGACATCCTTTCCGGTCGTCCATGGTTCTAAACGTATGCCTTCTTTTTATGCTTGTTCATAGCAGTTTATAAGCATTATTTATCATgtaatatttttcttgtatgttCACATGTCTATTAATAAGATAATTCTTTCGTTTCCTGTCATTGTTCTTTCCTTCGTTAGGCTTTGTTGTGGTAAGTGTTATACCTATGTACACAGCATAGCTGCTCTGTGCTTTTATATGTTGTGCATCATTATTGGTGCAGCTTGTTCACTTCTAGGTTACTTTAACTGTTTTACAATATGTTGTTTATTTGCGCACTTGCTTTATCGTtgtctgtttgttttttttcgGCCATTCAAGTTAATAGTTGTTTTAGCAATGCCTCGAGTTTCACGTAGCAACCCAAGTATGTGCGCTGCCTCGTATTTCCTTACTTATGTTTTGTATTATCTTTTTCGGTGCATAAATTCTTATTTATGTCTCTCCCCGCTCCCCCTTGTCTTTGTGTTGTTGGGATCGGGTATAAATAGGACCCGTTACGTATCCATCTTTGCCTCCTGATGTGGCAATGGACAACCGTCATAAGCATCGAAGGTTAGATAATCATCGGCGATTGAAATTGCCAGGTAGTTTTTGTATAGATTTCATAACGTTAAGGTTGGTTTGATTATCTATTAGGAGTTCTTAATGCGATGAGTTGCCTTGTTTTCTCGATAGGACCAAGCGATGGTTGTGTTGTGACTACCCTATATGCGCGCTTCACACAGGAGTATATAGATTATTTAAAAGGTATAGGCACATACATAGGATTGCCCTTGGCGTTTCTAAATGTCGACATATGGCACTATTTCTtattatgtttgcatgtgtgttACTTTCAATATGCAGAAACTTATCGCGGGAGGTCATATTTTGGATCTCCAGATTTTCAATGTGATCATTGCCATGCTTTATTCTGGTATATAGAATCTGTACGAGGATCGTCTACAGCCAGGGGATGAGGACCAGTTTATAACCTATGTTGTAAAGGTGGGAAAGTTCAAATTCCACCGTTTAGAGAACGTCCACCCTTTCTACGAGACCTCTTAAAATACGATGACGAACCTCGATGCAAGAAATTTCTGAAACAAATGTGacaatataattatttatttgctttTAGCTCGATGGGTGCTAGAATAGACaatgctataaatagaggtcgAGGTCCGTACGTATTCCGCATTAATGGACAAATCCATCATCGTATTGGATCTTTGCTTCCAACAGATGGTGAGGCACCACGGTTCGTTGAGCTTTATATCTACGATACTGAAAACGAAGTGACAAATAGGATCCATGCGTTAGATCCAGCTTAAACACTAGATGGTGAGTTAGATAAAGAGATCATCAAAGGTTTGTTACAGATGTTGGATCAATATAATCCTTTagtgaaaaaatttagaatggCAAGAGATCGATTAAAAGAGTATCCTGACGAAAATTTGGCCATCAGAATCATTGGTGCCCTTGATGGTGACCCCGTGCAATATAACCTCCCAACATGTGATGAACTTGCTTTATTAGTGGTTGCGGATTTCTCACTCGATACTTTTAAACGTGACATAATAGTCGATTGTCTTGATGGTGGTCTTCGCCAAATATCAGTACTTCATCCTGCTCTCATGGCCTTGCAATATCCACTATTATTCCCAAATGGTGAACGTGGTTTCCAAGTAGGTGTTCCGTATGTCGGTGCTGATTTGACAAGGTCAAATGCTCGAAATAAAATGACAATGCAAGATTACTACCGTTATTGCTTTCACTATAGAAGAAACCAACCAAATCCCTATCTATGTTGTGGTAGCTTATCTTCACAGGCTAAGGTTGATGCCCGAGCTTGTATTGATGAGAATAGATTACAATGGATTATTGACAATCAGGACAAGCTTAGAGTAGAACAATTCCAAGGAATCGTTGATGCTGTAACAAATGGTTCTATAGATGGCAATGTTATAGGTAAACGCACGTATCTTCCTGCAAGCCATACCGGAGGTAGACGCTACATGATTCAAAACTTCCATGATGCAGTTGCAATAACTAGAGTCTATGGTGTTATAGATATATTTTTGACATTCACATGTAACCCAAAATGGCCTGAAATTGCTGAAGCCCTTATATTTGAACGTGGTAAAAAACACACTGATAGGGCTGATATTGTTGTTAGGgtatatcacatgaaattacaAGAGATGCTTGGAGATATCAAAAGTGATATGCCCTTTGGCCCTATTAATGCAGGTGTGTTGCCTGTTCACTTGCTACACTTCTGTCTTTAGTTCCCACCCATTTATTTTGCTTCGTTTTACcattcttatttggtttgcTTATGTTTCCCATGTCTTaccttttgttggatttgttcCCGTTCACCAGTGCTTCACACTGTTGAATTCCAAAAACGTGGCTTGCCACATACGCATATGCTCTTATGGTTCCGTCACATAGCAGCAATTCCTGCGGCTGAATACATAGATTCTTTCATCAGTGCTGAGATCCCAGATCCGGAAGTTGATCCCCTCGGCTATGCTCTCGTTGCAGAGCATATGATACATGGTCCTTGTGGTGCACAAAACCCAAGTTGTCCCCGTATCAAGAATGCCATTTGCTCTAAAGGCTACCCGAAACTATTTTCTAATGAAACTAGGATCGACGACGAGGGCTTTGCTATATACAAACGTTCTGATAATGGGAGGTACATTAAGAAAGGAAATGCCGATTTAGATAACCGATGGGTGGTGCCTTATAACATGACCCTCCTTAAAAAGTTCCAAACTCACATTAATGTTGAGTATTGTAACAGGACgcatgttttaaaatatttgttcaaatatgTTACAAAGGGCCCTGATTgtgcaaaagtttatcttgaGCGGATACAAAGGGGTCAAGATACACCTATGGATGCTACAACTAGAGCTGCTGATGAAGTAAAGGAATACTTAGATTGTCGATATATTTGTGAGCAAGATGCGTGTTGGCGTTTATTTGATTATGAAATACATGTACATGTTCCGGCTGTAGAACGATTGCCTGCCCACTTACCTGACAAAAATTGGGTAACTTATAGAGATACTGATAATCTATCTGCAGTCGTAGCGAATGATCATGTGAAATGAACTATATTAACAGAGTGGTTTTTAGCTAACCAAAAATACCAACAAGGAAATAGTTTAACTTATTGTGAATATCCTACATTATTTACATGGGATGAAACAGATAGGGTGTGGAACGAAAGACGCCATGGTTTTAAAATAGGACGCCTATATTTTGTGCACCCCAGTGCTGGAGAACAATACTTTTTAAGAATGCTACTGATGATTGTGAAAGGTGCAAAAAGCTACAAAGACATTAGGACTTATCAAGGAATATTCTATAATACGTTCAAAGAAACATGTGCAGCTCGTGGTCTTTTAGGAGATGAtactgagtggcttaatgcttTTAACGAAGCAATTACGTGGGGTTCATCACCTCAGCTTAGACAACTTTTTGTTactatgttgttattttgtGATGTCAAAGATGAATTTTCACTCTTtgaaaaaatttggttttacttAGGAGATGATATTCAGCGTCGACTCAAAGAAACTTTGAGAAACCCAAATTTTAGCCTCCCTTTGCCTGAACTAAAAGACATGATTCTTGATGAGATATCTATTTTACTTAATAAGCATGGAGCCAATATAAAAGACTATAATTTGCCTACCAAGAGCGAAAAAACTTCACAATATTTCGCGAATAGACTTATAGATGATGAGATGTCTTACAACTTATCTGAGTTAGAAATGGAATCAGCATCCTTGTGTAGTCGCTTAAATCCAGAACAAATGGAAGCTTTTCAACAAATAGTTAATTGTGCCTATAATGAAATTCCTGAATTCTTCTTTGTTTCGGGTTTTGGTGGTACTGGAAAAAAATTTCTTTGGAATGCGATTGTATCATTTTTAAGAGCAAAGGGAAGAATTGTCCTCACTGTAGCGTCTTCCGGTGTCGCAAATTTGCTCTTACCTGGTGGAAGAACTGCTCATTCCCGGTTTAAAATACCGCTTAATATTGATGATGATACTGTTTGTGACATAAAAAGAGGAACGATGCTAGCTGAGCTAATCCATAAAACCTCATTAATTATCTGGGATGAAGCTCTAATGACCCATAGGAAATGTTTTGAAACTCTAGATAGAACTTTGCGTGATATTATAGGTGGACAGGATCCCAAAGCAGAGCATCTTGTCTTTGGTGGCAAAGTGATTGTACTTGGTGGTGATTTAAGACAAATTCTTTCTGTTATAGAAGGTGGTACTAGATCTCAAATAGTGAATGCTTGAATTACTAATTCTCCATTGTGGTATCATGTCACTGTCTTAAAATTAACAACTAATATGAGGCTGTCTTCACCCGATCTTGATATCGTTGTGCAATCTGAAATTGCTGAGTTTAGAAAATGGGTACTTGATATTGGGGAAGGAAAAATACCTACTGAAAAACATGATAATGAGTCTGAGCCAACATGGATAGAGATACCTTCTAATTTTTTGCTTCATACAGATGGTGACAAAATTGCTTCTATTATTGCTTTTGTTTACCCAGATTTTAGAGCGCAATTTTCCAATGCATCATATTTGTGTAGACGTGCTATATTAACACCTACAAATGAGGTTGCTGATGAGGTAAACTCATATATTTTGTCCCTTGTTCCAGGTCAAGAAAAACAATACTTAAGTTCTGACACAATTTCCAAATCAACAGATATAGTTGGGGACCCAGACCTACTCTACCCTATCGAGTTCCTTAATTCACTTAAATTTAACAACTTCTCAGAACATGAACTTGTGTTAAAAAAGGGTGTTCCTATCATGTTATTACGTAATCTTAGCCAAACTGAAGGATTGTGCAATGGAACACGGCTTATTGTTAAAAACCTCGCTGAGCTTGTCATCGAGGCTATTATTATAACTGGCAAAAATGTTGGCCAAACTGTTTACATACCCAGGATAGTTTTGTCTTCACAAAAAAACAAGATGCCATTTAGTTTTCAACGACGTCAATTTCCTGTTAAAATATGCTATGCTATGACTATAAATAAAAGCCAAGGGCAAACTCTTGACAATGTTGATGTTTACTTAAAGACTCCTGTTTTCACCCATGGCCAACTTTATGTTGCTGTGTCACGAGTTACATCCAAGAGAGGTCTTACTGTCTTGATTGAAAATGAAGATGGTACATGTGgttcaaaaaccaaaaacatagTGTACACTGAAATTTTTGCATCCTTATCATAGATTCTCTACGTAGTTTACATATAAATATGTATACCTTTGCTTGTAAACATGTAATGCTTTATCTGTGATTATTCATGATGTTCTATTTATCACTAATTACCCTTTGTTAAATAACTGTCTGTCCTTGCATTGCACAACCAGTGGTTTAATCATGTTGGATATGCACTATGTTTCTTACATTATTTGTATACACCTGCTTTCATTATTTTGTCTGCAACAGGCCATGTCGACGTTCATGCTTAAAGATATAAACCCACAAGGCAGACATTGAAGCATTTGCACAAGGGTATCAAGGATGTGGGACTATCGTGGAGGAACATATGATGATCAAATACGTCATGTCGATCTCGTGCTTGTTGATGCTGAGGTACTAAAAGTTTCACATAACATACTTTGAACCACAATAACTCAATCCTATACTGTTTGTAATCTAAATTCTCTTTGCTCCTCTTTATATGTCCATACTGCAGGACACTGCAATGTATGCTGAAATCGCAGCTGACAATATTGAGACTAAAAAGTCATTACTTGCAGAAGGAAAAATATATACATTCAGGAGGTTTAGAGTTTTAAAATCTAAGACCACTTATAGACCTGTCGAATCAGAGTTTATGATTGACATCACCTGCCATACCTTAATCGAGGAAAACCATGATGCTCCAGCCGATTTCCCACTCTATACCTACAGCCTGACAAACTTTGCTGATCTACCTATGCTTGTTGGTGAAACCAAGCGTTTCATCGGTTTGTCCCTCCAATTATCTTAAGCCCCTACATATCTTAACCTTAATATGTGTCATCATATGCAGTTATAGCACTATATACTTACATAATGCCTGCTATTTGACAGATGTAATTGGAATGATCACAGAAATTTCTGAGCTAGCCACCATTCAGCTTCAAAATTAGCAAAGGCCTACACTCCGAAGAACTATTACATTGAAAGATTCAAGGTGCATTACACGATCTTATCTTTATTTGCTTTTCCTCAGTTTTTCCCTCTTAAAATCTGATATACCCATACCTCAAATACATGtgtttataaaaattattttcccaTCTGTTTACAGCAACTATGAAATGAAATTAAATTTATGAGGTCAAAGAGCTTCTGAGTTTGATTCCGATCAGATATGCCAGCTCAGCCAAGACCATCCAGTGATTGTCATCTTTGTTGGTATGCTTATGAAATCTTACAAAGGTACGATTCGATTCGAGTTACTTTCAGCTTTATTAATTCTCACAAATAACTCTGCTTCTTCGCTGTGAAAAATCACTCCCTGTATGACCAGCAATGTCCTCCCACAAATATAATAATATGGTTTCCTCTTTAACTCTGAATCTTAAAAAATCACTATTTCATCAACATGTTGCATGACAGTGATGTTTTTATTGCAATATTCACAGCACACAACTTGATATATCATATAATAACCACATTCGCCCACTTCATACTTTCGATGTATATTCGTGTCTTTTTTGTATCTGAATATTATTCAGTTGTATGTGTAAACATATTTCTCGTAGAATTGCTGCTTCTCTAATAACAgttttgtatatgtttgcatTTCTTTCTAGAATACTTGTTATTTTCCACATATTATTGGTTACTTTCAGTGATCTGATTTTCCACCATCCCTTTTACTTTAGTTACTATGCCTCAAACATATCTTCCATTGTAAACTCCTGGTgcacgagaaaaaaaaagataaaaaacgACAGAAAATAAGGATCTTTGGTACTTACTATTTAGCACAATAGTGCACTTGGATTTTTAACAGATATACCAATTGGCAAATGTGAAGCgccaaaaaaaatacatacaggTAATATTAGCTTCTTGTTCTCGCTTTACCTTCAGTATTTATCAAATCAAAGAGCTTCTCAGTTTCAGCATGATCAGATATATGAGCTTACCCAATACTGTACAATCTTTGTTATCTTTATCGGTATGTTTATCAAGCGTTACAAATGTACAATTTACTTCAGattattttcaagtttattAACTCTTATTTGACTCAAGACAAAATTTTACATACGTATTACCCTCTTTTTCTATCTGAATCTTACTCAATTGTGCTTAAGCATACTTCTTTCTGCATCGGTAATCCTTTAATAGCAACCTTCTCCAGATTTGCATTGTTCCTAACACAAGCATTTTCCCCCATATATCATTGCTCAGTTTCACTGCTTTGATTTTTCATGATCCCTTTTACTTTAACTATTCTATCCAAGACATACTTTTCCTTTCGCATTGGTATTGTAAGAGGAGGGGGCCGAgggcaagaaaaaaaagagcataTTTCCTATTCCCTGCTTAAGATAATAGTACACCCAACATTTTAGCAGAAATACCCATCGTCGAATGACATAAGCAACGTAAAAAAAAGGCTATAATTTTAGATCCCCCTTCTCAAATTAGCTTCAGTTACTATCTTTATTTTTACACTTACATTACTTTCTACATATAACATTACTCCAAAACAAATTAAAGGGGATACAGTTACCATTCACCTGCCTAAACCTTTGTCTTATTTTCCAGGTGAACATTCGTTAAGTGGTAACACAGCGTGCCGCTGGTATATCAATCCTGAAGTCCCTGAGGTCGATGATTTTTTCCATGGGTATGACCGCTGCACCTAAATGCATTCATATTGCCCTCATACTACATCATATATTCCTGTTGTTCGTTTTACCTACATCTTGAGCCACCCTAAAGTTGCTTTTCCCCTTTTCCATAGCCTCGGTGGTCATTTCCATCCTATACAGCGCACCACACCCATTCAACAACAACAGCCCTCTCACACTACCAATGTCGAACCGCAGCGAACTTCTTCAAATTAGCCCATACGACTTTCCAGCTAAGTGCAGCTCGCACTTATACTTGCTGTTATCTGATTTGTTCCTATTTACATTCTGCACTACTCATCCAGTCGCTAACTAATTTTCCCTAATCTACAGCGTGAAGGATTTCGGTGTGTCGTCACTATCTCAAGGATAGATCCATTCATATCATGGTGGTTTCCTTCTTGCAACCGATGCAGCAAAACATCACTGCCACATGGAAATGACTACAAGTGCCCACACTGCGCCTGTACTGGTTGTACATTCAAGTAATAACACATTCACATATTCAACAAAAATATCTTACAATTCCTTTCTTCAAACTTACATAGCACAATTTCTAATACAATTACCTAATACTTTAATTGTCTTTAGATACAAAATATGATTGATTGGAACTGACGGAACAGATGAAGTAGAATTCTTATTCTTCGGAGCTATGGGACAGCGCCTTGTCCACAAAGACGTAAAAATGCTACTGAGGTCATGTCACAAAGCTGATGAAATTCCAACCCAGATAACATCTTTAGTATCACAAAAATATCTGCTGACAATCAATGTGACTAACCAATGCTTTGAGAGAGCCCACCGATCATATCAGGTGAATGCCATCAATTGTGCATACGACAGGCAACCTACAATTCCAACAGTTACAAATCCCACTCCTAGACTTACTGGGATGAAGTGCAAAGGTGATTCTTATGAGGCTACAGCAGCTACTAATCCATCATTAGAAGAGCCCCACCAAATCAACATCCCTGCTCTTCCTTGGGTATACATTCTTATATTCCATATGTTGTACTTACCAGCAAGCTTTTTCCCAATCTAATCACTACTGAATTTTCTTATATTCTAGAACATAAAAGATACCCCGCCACCAAAGCTCTCACCAACACTTACGTTGTCTAAAACAAAGACCTCTTTGTCGTAAGACAAATATGTTTCCTACTTTTTGTTTATCGCAGCTCCCACTCTACATTCCTATTGACACAGTTCATCACATATTATACTTACGCACTTAGATCTTCAACCTTATGAGATGCAGTGCTGAAGCAAACTTTGACGCAAAATAGTAAAATGTGCGTAAACGCTTGTTCAAGAACAAAGATCCAAACCAGCAGGTGATTTATATCATCACACCAGTGTTTATCTGTACCTGTTTTTCATATCACAATGTTTTCTTGGCCAGATATTTTCTATACTACCTATTCTCTCGGTATACATATTTACAAACCTTTGTCCtccctttgtttttttttaacaaattttaGATACAAATGATGATCTCGCCGATGAGGGAGCTGCAAGATGATCTGTCTAAGATAACTGCTAAGTTAGTATATCACACACACCTTCACTATTTTGTTCATTATACCAGTATCCTACTTTAACACATTTCATACTTTACAACATATAAACATCACTCTTCCGCTCTTTCCGGCAGCGGCAATGACGATCCCTCCACCAAACGTTAATAACCTTCCAGTGTCAGCAACCACAACCTCTTTAGTTTTAATTCTCTCATAttcacttttctttcttttgctgcAGCCTTCTCTTTACTGTTTTTGTTCTTCTCCTGCAATTTACTACCCAGGAGTTGAATTGCTTTTGCTGTTAATAGAACTTCATTCTATGCCACCAAGATTGTTTCCAGTGACTCAATTCCTTTTGCTGTCAATATAACTTTATCATATGGCATCGACAACACCAGCACCTCCTGTTGCCGATATAGTTGTAAATATAACTTAATGCTAAACCTTGCTGCGTGATCAAAACTGTTCTTCTGCACCTCACCATCCAGGGACTAAATTTCTTTTGCTGTTAATATAGTTTCATCTTGTGCCATGGACATCATCAGCAACACCTGTTCCTGATATGATTGTAAATACAAACTTAATGTTAAACCCTCCCGCACACTACTTTCCTTTTGTTGTTAATATAGCTTTATAGTAAGGCACAAA contains:
- the LOC133898299 gene encoding uncharacterized protein LOC133898299, yielding MLLMIVKGAKSYKDIRTYQGIFYNTFKETCAARGLLGDDTEWLNAFNEAITWGSSPQLRQLFVTMLLFCDVKDEFSLFEKIWFYLGDDIQRRLKETLRNPNFSLPLPELKDMILDEISILLNKHGANIKDYNLPTKSEKTSQYFANRLIDDEMSYNLSELEMESASLCSRLNPEQMEAFQQIVNCAYNEIPEFFFVSGFGGTGKKFLWNAIVSFLRAKGRIVLTVASSGVANLLLPGGRTAHSRFKIPLNIDDDTVCDIKRGTMLAELIHKTSLIIWDEALMTHRKCFETLDRTLRDIIGGQDPKAEHLVFGGKVIVLGGDLRQILSVIEGGTRSQIVNA